Part of the bacterium genome, TTACAGCTGCAGTAGCAGCACGATGGCCGATATGTTCAGCATTCGGGCTGGTGAGATGCTCATGTTCTCGACGTCTGGCAGCGTTCCAATCTTCATTCCGGTTACAGCGGGCTATGGATATATCCTGTTTCGCACGGATAATGGCGGATTCATTCAGGCGTATTGCGCAATATACAATGGGATGACCGGCACGGGCTACGTTGTCCCGGCCGTTCCACAGGACCACGGCTTCTAGCCAGGCGCTGATGCGATGTGCTCGACGGCTGGCGAGCGCCGCTCCTTCACGATACTCTCACAATCTCGAGGCACTCCGGATCAACCTCCTCTGCGATGGCGATGCTGTCAGAGATCAATAATGTAGCTGAGATTGCGGTTTCCGAAGGCGCCCAAGACGGAGGAACAAATGCGCTGGGGAATGGTGAAAGATCGGCAGGTCAAAAAACGCTTGACATGTGGATTAGGAGTGGGTTAGGCTTGCGTTGAGATTTAGTTACTGTATTTGGGGAGCTTGTGCGGAAGGGCTTCGTTAGGCTGATTATTGAGGGACAATCACTTTCAGAATGCAGGATGTAAGGAGGTGATTGGTGGGGCTAGAGAATTGGCAAGCAGTGATCGGGGCGAATGACACTAGTTGATTGGTAAACCAGAAACACGAGGTGTTATGGTCTAATCAGCGCGGTTGCTGCAGTTTGTCTGATGGCTGAAGGTTGTTTATTTATTTTGGAGTTGTGAACCAAGGAACAGGAGACAGGAGGACGATGACCAAGAGAGCAGCAATTTGGCTGTTAGTTATGGCGATCGCGCTTGCCGCAAGCTGTGTGTTTGGTGATATTCTCACGGTCAAGCACGCGCACGGTGAGCTGACGCTGAAGGGTCTCATCCAGACCTATTATGGGATGTATGAGGATGATGCTCTAGTTGACGGGTTTGACATGAACCGTGTTAGGCTCGGAGTGGAAGGTAACGTCTATGACAAGGTGTTTTTCAACCTTGAGTTTGACGTGAACACGAGCGGGAACGGTCTGAAAGACGCTTACATCACGTTTAAGCATATCCCGCACGTTGATCTGTCGTTTGGGCAGATGTACAAACCAGCCACCTACGAGTCTCTGACATCAAGCCGCAAACTGCCATTCATCCTTTACGCAGTGCCGACTCAGTATATGAGGTCCAACAATGTGTCCAATCGAGACATAGGCGCCAAGGTGACGTTCCACTTGGAGAAGGATGATTACACGTTCATCACTCTTGAGGGAGGCGTGTTCAACGGGGCAGGCGCCAATACAAGCGACAACAACGACCAGAAGGACTGGGTTCTGAGGGCCTGCCTACAGCCCGTTAAGGGCGTGGAGGTTTTCGGTAACTATACGTATGGGACGTATGGCGCCAAGGGGCTTTCCATACTGGGCGTGAGTTCGGGCCATGAGCCTTACCAAGAATACAGCGCCGGGTTGGCGATAGACTATCAGGGCCTGGACTTCGTTGGCGAGTGGATCGGTATGAACACGAGATATTTGCCCGCGGGCGTGGGTATGGTTGACCCGCACGAACGGTCTTGGGACATGTATGGCTTCTATACCCATCTGGGGTTCAAGATCGACACAGGCTACGACTACTTCAGCGAGGTTGAGCCGATCGCTAGGTATGAGTATCTCGACCCGAACAGCAACAATCACGTGATTAACGACCTTGCGAGGCTTATTACTTGCGGGCTTAATGTGGCGATCGACAAACACTACGCAAAGCTACAGCTCAATTACATCATCAACCTGAACGACAGCGGTCCTGGCCGCGAGTTAGCGGACAACGTGTTCTTGGCGCAGCTTCAGGCGGCGTTTTAGAGGACAGGCATCAGACCGCTGCTGAGCGACATAATTCGCTAGCATTCAAGGGGCAGGGGCGTTTGTGCTTTCTGCCCCTTTCGCATTGTATGGACCGCGAGACCTGGCCGAGTGTGTGCTAGGGGGTTTAGGGGGTTGAGTGTGGCAAGGTTTCGTGTGTGTGCTGCGCCTACATGAATCTGAACAGAGGGCAACAATGATGAGAGCTGGGACGACATGGCTTGTTGTAGTAACGCTGGCACTTGTCGCGAACGCTGCGTTCGGCGACATTTTAACAGTGAAACATGCCCACGGCGACTTGCGCCTTTTTGGCTCGCTTCAGACCTATTACGCCAGTTATGAGGAGGACCTGGGGGCAGATACGTTTGATCTGCGGCGTGCCCGGCTCGATGTTGATGGCCACGTTTATGATAAGGTCTATTTCTTTTTGGAGGCTGACCTGCTTGGGAACCCTCAGTTATTGCTCGCAAGCGTCACGTTCAAACTCCCGCATCTTGACCTGCGATTCGGCCAGCAATGGAAGCCGGTCTCTTGGGAGGCGAAGCATTCTAGCAGAACCTTGCCCTTCATTGGCTATTCGCTGCCGACAGCCTATTTTCTGGCGAACAAGGTGTGCTTCATAGATATTGGGGCAAGGGCAACGCTGCACTTCGAGAGGGACGATTTCACGATGTTTCTTCTCGAGGGCGGTGTGTTCAACGGCACTGGAATCAATACGAGCGACGACAACGACCAAAAGGACTGGGTCGTGAGGACCGCTATTCAGCCGATAAAGGGCATTAGTTTTATCGGGAACTACACGTATGGCACCTATGGCGCCAAGAGCGTCCCGGATACTGACCCGTTGTGTGGCCACGCCAACTACCAGCAGTACAGCGCCGGGTTTGTGGTTGACTACCATGGGCTGGACCTGGCGGGCGAGTGGATAGGGATGCACAGGGACTATCTCCAGAACAAGGCCAATCTCGCTCCTGACAACAAGGCATGGGATAATTATGGCTTCTACGTGCACGTGGGCTACAAGATCAACACGGGCTACGACTACTTTCAGGAAGTAGAGCCGGTCGTGCGGTATGAGTATCTTGACAGTAGCCGGGAGGTCGCAGGCGATCTGCAGCGGGCGGTAACTTGTGGCGTGAACGTGGCCATAGACAAGCATTACGCCAGGTTTCAGGTGAATTACGTTGCGAATCTAGATGACAGCTGTGCCTATGATCCTGTTACTAGCCCCTATGGCAAGCAAGCTAACAACGTGCTTGCGGCCATGCTCTTGCTGACGTTCTAAAGGACCGGCTAGAAGAGGCTGTCCCATAAGTCGGTTTCTACGGGGATGACGCAGCGGGGTATGCCACATGTAGGGGCAGGCCTTGTGTCTGACCGAATATATAGATGGGCGGAGACAAGCCCCGCCCCTACACAACCTCGGACCCGACTTATGGGATAGCCTCCAGAAAGGCTGTCCTACGCGGGGCAGCCCTTTTGGTTTCTTGGGGAGAACATCGCCTTGAATAAAGACGCAGATGTCGCTCGTATGGCAAGGAGAAAAGACCTCTTTGTCGAGCTTGTCGAGACCATCGCGAGCTTGCGGGGCGAGAATGGCTGCCCATGGGACCGAGAGCAGACCCGCAACTCGGTCAAAATGAACCTCGTGGAAGAGGCCTACGAGGCGCTCGACGCGATTGACAGGTCTGACCCAAAGATGCTCACACAGGAGCTCGGCGATCTTTTGATACAGGTTCTGTTCCACTCGCAGATATCGAGCGAGATGGGCGATTTTGGCATCGAGGACGTGCTCTCGGCGGCGGTAGAGAAGCTGATAAGGCGGCATCCTCACGTCTTTGGGGGCGAGGATGTGAAAGACTCCAAGGAGGTCCTACAGAACTGGGAGGAGATCAAGAAGGGCGAGCGAGGCGCACAGTCTGTCCTTGCTGACATCCCGAGCTCGTTGCCGGGCTTCATGCGGGCGCTTGTCGTTCAGGACAAGGTTGGTCGAGTGGGATTTGAGTGGCCGGATGTTAGTGGCGCGCTCGCGAAGATCAGGGAGGAGGTATCGGAGCTTGAGCGTGCGATGGCGGCCGATGATCAGTTGCGGGTCTGTGCGGAATACGGGGACCTGCTGCTTATCGCGGTGAACCTCGGCAGATACCTGAAGGTGAACCCGGACGATGTGTTGCGCGAGGCAGTTCAGCGTTTCGAGCGGCGGTTCAGGTTTGTTGAGGCCTCGCTCAAGAGGGACGGCAAGAGCCCTGCTGATGCCACTTTGGAGCAAATGGACGCGCTCTGGAATGAGTGCAAATCGCGGGAACCAAGCTAGGAAGGCGAGGAGTGAATCGCCTAGCGTTTGCGCTCGAGGCGCTTCCTGCACAAGAGCCTCATCGCTTTCAGAAGGGGGCGTATCGTCCTGCTCCTGAGTCGCAAGGAATTGCGGTAGCAGAACGAGACTAAGCCTCCGGGCTTATCTGTCCGGCTTCTCTTGCGTAGGATATCGGAAAGAAACCGAATCGGCCCAGCAAACCAGAGCTCAAGCAGCGCTACGAGATGTGCAAAAGACCTGGCAAGCAAGCTAGTCATTGGAATGACATGGTTGCCTGACTTCAGCCTTATCTCAACGACCTTGCCAACAACGCACTCGGCGGGCAGGGGGAAGCATCTGGGCCCGCTGTCGCCCTTCTGAAGGAGCGAAACTCTCCCGTCCTTCTCGATCCGTTTGATGACTCTGTGGGTTACGACCTCAGGCCCGACCTTGAAGGTGACCAGGTCTCCCCGCTTAATCTCGTCGAGCTCGGTGTGTCGAAGGACTATTTCATCGTCCGGCTCGATTGTTGGCACCATGCTCAGGCCGGTCGTCTTGAGGACACTCTCTTTGCCCTTTGATTTCCAAAGGCCAAGTATCTCGTCCGCAACGCGACCGTCAATCTTTGTCACATTCAATCTCAAGCGATGTCGAAAGAGACACAAGTGTGTAGGAGACGCTTTCTGAGGCTGTCCAATAAGTCGGTGTGGCCTGTGTAGGGGCGATTCACGAATCGCCCTGGTCTAATCCGATCAGGCACCTTAAGGGCGGTTCGTGAACCGCCCCTACACGACATTGATGTCGTTCTATAGCCACATGTAGGGGCAGGCCTTGTGTCTGCCCGAATATATAGATGGGCGGAGACAAGCCACGCCCCTACACAACCTCGGACCCGACTTATTGGACAGCCTCTTCCAGCCTGTTCCCCGGTGTAGGATGGATTTTCTAGGCTGTCCATACTAGCGGATCTCAAACTGCGCCTGGCTTATCCCACCTATGAATCTCGACATGTCGCCCGGCTGTGTCAGTGCGGCAAAGAAAGCATAAGTTCCGGCAGGCGCCGGAGAGGGCACCGGCAGCGATGCTGCGCGAAGCCTCAGCTTCAGATACGGCGGCAGGGCGACTCGGATAGGCGACGGATCGAGGCCGAATGAGGGGTAGTAGAGAAGGGCGCCGCCAAAATCGAGAGCCAGGTAAGCGTCCACCTGCATAGATTCGCCTCCAGTGTTCTCGAGCATGACGTCCACGTTGAGCGTCTGGCCAGCGTAGTATGTGTCCTTGTCAGTCCAGACTGTCAGCCTTGGGCCAGAAGGCGCCGTCGGAACTGCCAGCGCAAGCCCCGGATCACCAAACAGCACGAAGGTCTCGACTATCTCGTCGAAGTAACTGACATAGCCCGCCTGAGCGTAGCCTCGCACCTTGGCGACTGTCGTGGCAGCCCCTATATAGCACTCGAGATCGTAGAATACGGACTCAAAAAACGCTCTGGCCAGAATCAGATGGCTCGACGCAGTATCAACGCTCGTCGGCGCCCAGGAAGCAATCGCGCCCTTGCCCCCGGTTCTCGCGAACACGTCGCCGAGGCAGGCCGTGCTGTCCCACATTGGGAAGAACCCGTTCAGGCAAGTCAGCATGATCACAAAAGGCATCTTGTCTCCGTTCTCAAGCTGACCAATATCGCCCGAATCAAACATTCCCTTAGCCCACCTGTTGACGTTCCCGTGACCTGCATAGTTGATCAGCAGGCAGCCCTCATTGATACTCGACATAATCTCCTGGTTGGCACTCTCCGACGAATCATAGTCGTTGTAGTTGATCTGGGTTGCGGAATAATCGTCAGGAAGAAAGCCCGTGCCCAGCTCGTTGTTAAGCGAGACAGAAACACTCTCGTTGTCAGCGACAAACAACACCCGATGGAGCCAATCGCCGCTGGCCTGACCGTTATCGTAGGCCTGTATCTTGGCCAAAGCGTCATCAACGTCGCTCGCTCGATTGGCGCATATCCGTCCGATGTTCATGTCCGGCAAGATGTCCGAGCCATCCACGCAGACAAACCAGTTGTCGCCCGGCGTCTCGCCGATCCGTCTGGGATCAGGGTCGGTATGGACGTGCGTCGGCACGAAATCCACCTCGTGTCCGATCCTGTTCTTATAGTCCATGTTCGCGTCGCCGACTAGCAGCACGTCCGTCGGAGGAGGTGGAGAGAAACTTTCATAGGCATACTCAAGAAAATCCTTGATCGCATCCGGGCTCTTGACGCCAAAGTTGAACTCGTCATAAACATCCTCCACGTCAGCGATCAGCACCACCTCGCCCTTCGCGGCGTGGTGTTGGGCTATCCCCTGCGCCGCCTCGAGAAAATTGGCATGTGAAATGATGATGTAGTCCGCTCGATTATTCGGCGATTTCAGCAATGACGGGGCGTCGAGAGTTGGCGATAAGCCCGTCTTGAGCACGGAGGTGTCAAGAACTACGTATCTTCTGCTCGGGCTGGCGTCATCCTCAAACCTGACGAGGTAGACGCCTCCGTCAGCCTCGACAGAGGCGTTGGCCAGATAGCAGACAGCCAACGGGTCTGTTACGTCGAAGACCAGAACATCGTTCGACGAGAAACCGCTAACTCGAAACTCCGTCCGGCCCGTCTCTTGGGGGCTGAATGCGAGGATGCCCTCTGTCGCCACGAACGTTGCGAGGAAGGTTACTTGAACGTAGTTGAGATAGACCTGGTCAAGGAGTGTTAGGTCGCCTGGGTAGTTGATCTTGAGCTCATTGCGCCCCTTTGCTAGCATCGACTGCGCCCCACTAACGCTTTGGACGAACTTGATCTGTCCGTTCCAGGTCTTGTCATCGATAATCTGGTCGTTCAGGATTACCTGAGTGTGATGGTCAGGGTCAACACCTGTAACGTCAGTCTTGCCCCGGAATTCGGCAACGAACGTTGCGTCGAAAGGTTCGGAAGAGAGATTGTAAGTATCTAACAGAAAGACCTCCGTGTCCGGCGCGGTTACTTTGCTATGGAAATAGTGGTCCTCGCCCTCTCCGTTAGGAATGTTCTGCCAATAAACGTTATCCTGCTCGATGTGCAGCGTCTCGACGAAGGACGTGGCAACCTGCGCCGTGCCGGTCGGATGGGCATCAGATTCCTGCATCCGCGCCGCGCCGCTATCGTCAAAGGAAAGCCAGTAGATGTTATCATTGGTGAACTCACTATCAGGCGCCTCGCCCCAGAAGAGGATGTAGTCAGCGTCATCGAAGCTCCCATCTCCGCCGTCCTCAAGAATTACCGGGACCTCCTGGCCGAGTTTTTTGAGGCTTAAATTGGCCGCGTTGATCGTAGAAAGGTCAATGCCAGCCCTGGATAGGTCGGCGCCAGTTAGTTTGTAAACTCCGTCCTCGCTCACTGCGATCTTATATTTGTCCGAGGCATCCAAAAGCTCCGTCGCGGTCGGCCCCAACGCAGGCTCGTTTTGAACCAGCAGAGGCCGGACGTCCCGAGGGTTCGCAACGCAGCTCTTAACGGCGTTGACCATCGTTTGAGACGAGCCTGCCCCGGAGTGCAAGACGCCCGCCATCTTGGCGTCTGAGTCGCACGGCAGCACGTCAAAGAAGACCTTTAGCGTTGCCCGCCTCAACACCCGAAGCTCGCTCGAGACGGGATTGAACCTGACGGGGAAGACCATGACGCGGATGACCGGCTGGCCCCGGAACACCCCGAAGAACTCAGTCCTGACGAACGAGTCTGGATAATACGCGTCGGTTGCATGCTGCTTTTCGTCCAGCTCGAACCGAGGCTCAATAACTGTCGTATCGCCGGTCTCAACCTCGACGTACTGAAAACACGGGACTACGCGAAGACCGAAGAACTGCTCCTCCTGAACTGATTCGCAGCGCGCAAAAGGCTTGCATTCGGCGGGAACCGCGAGCAAGAACCCCATAAACGGCACGTCGGGCTTTCCTGGTTCGGCGATGCTCTCGCAGCCCGCGACCTTCACGGTATCAAACATACTGCCCTGGATCTCTTGCCAGCTGAACGTCGGGCTGGGCGACTCAAAATCGATCAGGAAGTAGTTGTCGCCGCTTTCTCGAACGATGACCTCTGGAGCCTCAGAGCAAAAAGCGACCCCCCCCAGCGCCACAATGAGCGAGGCAGCTAGCAAAAAGCAAAGACATGTTCTCGAAACGAAAGTGTTCTGCATATCTAAGCCCCTTTCGAGGTGCAAGTCAGATTACAGTCGGTTAGCCAGCGGATACGGTTTCCTCGATCATATCGATCATGTCGTCCAGCTTGCCGACAACCAGTTCGTAGCATTTGGTTTTGCGGACGATATCCGCCAGGGCGAGGTACATCTTTGTGACGCTTCCTTTGAACTGATTGGTCAATAGCGCCGAGCGCGCGCCCGTGCGCGACCTCGTCAGCAGCTCAAACATCGCCCTTGAATAGGGCATGGGCGTCAGTCGAGGAGGACCTGAGAAGTCAGGCTGAGCATGTTCGCCCTTAACGGTGTCAAATATCAGGACATTGTGCTTGTAGCAGACCTCCTCCAGTTTGGCGAGGACAGGATACCCGCTCTGGACGCGGAAGCGTATTATCGGAAACTTCGCATCGGAGGTATCGCCGGTGACCTCCGTGGACTCAACCCCGTCAACCGCCCTCATCTCGCTAAGCATCTTGTCCGAGACCTCGCTGGTTATGAGATATAAGATCGCCGCGGAGGAGGCCTGGGAGAAATCCTCGTCAGCCGAGGGGACAAGGAAGAAAATGAACTTCGCCGGGCTGGGCTCTGTGGCAAGCGCCCCCTTCAACTCACCTATGTCTAACACGCGTTTGAAGCCGCCGCCGATCATCGGGATGGTCTCGAGCCCCTCAAGGTCAATGCCTTTGAAAGTGTGCTCCACTCCCTCGCGCATCCCAAGACCCCTCGGGAAAGGATAGACCTTGTGGTCAAGCCAATGTATTGCCGCGACCTCATCCGAAAACAGAGAGAATCCCCGACCAATCAGCGACAACGTAACGGTCGTCTTACCGCATCGCGCAGCCCCGGGGATTATTATGCCGTTGCCCTTGAACCCAACCGCGCCCGAATGAATCAGGAAATGGTTCTGTAGCTTCGCGATGAACGAGTTAAAGATAGTCATGTATGAAAAGCCGGGGAATATGTCCGGATTGGAGACAACATAGACCTTGTCGTCAGCAACCACGACTGGATTGCCCCTCACTACGGGCGTCTCGATAACGTAGTTCGTCACAACGGGCTTATCAGGAGGAGGCACAATAAAATGAGAGTACATCTTCTTGAAGTAGGAGAGAATCCGCGGTGAGTCAGACCGAATGCAGAAGTCCAGCTCGAACACCCGATAGTACTGGACATACTTGCAGAGCTTACCGTGCCTACTGATCACCTGCTCGGGGCTTGGAGTAGCGAATCGAACCAAACTACCTCTCCTAGCGCTTCTGTCCTGCTGAACGAATGTCAAACATGTCGGACCCCGCTC contains:
- a CDS encoding porin is translated as MTKRAAIWLLVMAIALAASCVFGDILTVKHAHGELTLKGLIQTYYGMYEDDALVDGFDMNRVRLGVEGNVYDKVFFNLEFDVNTSGNGLKDAYITFKHIPHVDLSFGQMYKPATYESLTSSRKLPFILYAVPTQYMRSNNVSNRDIGAKVTFHLEKDDYTFITLEGGVFNGAGANTSDNNDQKDWVLRACLQPVKGVEVFGNYTYGTYGAKGLSILGVSSGHEPYQEYSAGLAIDYQGLDFVGEWIGMNTRYLPAGVGMVDPHERSWDMYGFYTHLGFKIDTGYDYFSEVEPIARYEYLDPNSNNHVINDLARLITCGLNVAIDKHYAKLQLNYIINLNDSGPGRELADNVFLAQLQAAF
- the mazG gene encoding nucleoside triphosphate pyrophosphohydrolase, which translates into the protein MNKDADVARMARRKDLFVELVETIASLRGENGCPWDREQTRNSVKMNLVEEAYEALDAIDRSDPKMLTQELGDLLIQVLFHSQISSEMGDFGIEDVLSAAVEKLIRRHPHVFGGEDVKDSKEVLQNWEEIKKGERGAQSVLADIPSSLPGFMRALVVQDKVGRVGFEWPDVSGALAKIREEVSELERAMAADDQLRVCAEYGDLLLIAVNLGRYLKVNPDDVLREAVQRFERRFRFVEASLKRDGKSPADATLEQMDALWNECKSREPS
- a CDS encoding porin — protein: MMRAGTTWLVVVTLALVANAAFGDILTVKHAHGDLRLFGSLQTYYASYEEDLGADTFDLRRARLDVDGHVYDKVYFFLEADLLGNPQLLLASVTFKLPHLDLRFGQQWKPVSWEAKHSSRTLPFIGYSLPTAYFLANKVCFIDIGARATLHFERDDFTMFLLEGGVFNGTGINTSDDNDQKDWVVRTAIQPIKGISFIGNYTYGTYGAKSVPDTDPLCGHANYQQYSAGFVVDYHGLDLAGEWIGMHRDYLQNKANLAPDNKAWDNYGFYVHVGYKINTGYDYFQEVEPVVRYEYLDSSREVAGDLQRAVTCGVNVAIDKHYARFQVNYVANLDDSCAYDPVTSPYGKQANNVLAAMLLLTF
- a CDS encoding C25 family cysteine peptidase; amino-acid sequence: MQNTFVSRTCLCFLLAASLIVALGGVAFCSEAPEVIVRESGDNYFLIDFESPSPTFSWQEIQGSMFDTVKVAGCESIAEPGKPDVPFMGFLLAVPAECKPFARCESVQEEQFFGLRVVPCFQYVEVETGDTTVIEPRFELDEKQHATDAYYPDSFVRTEFFGVFRGQPVIRVMVFPVRFNPVSSELRVLRRATLKVFFDVLPCDSDAKMAGVLHSGAGSSQTMVNAVKSCVANPRDVRPLLVQNEPALGPTATELLDASDKYKIAVSEDGVYKLTGADLSRAGIDLSTINAANLSLKKLGQEVPVILEDGGDGSFDDADYILFWGEAPDSEFTNDNIYWLSFDDSGAARMQESDAHPTGTAQVATSFVETLHIEQDNVYWQNIPNGEGEDHYFHSKVTAPDTEVFLLDTYNLSSEPFDATFVAEFRGKTDVTGVDPDHHTQVILNDQIIDDKTWNGQIKFVQSVSGAQSMLAKGRNELKINYPGDLTLLDQVYLNYVQVTFLATFVATEGILAFSPQETGRTEFRVSGFSSNDVLVFDVTDPLAVCYLANASVEADGGVYLVRFEDDASPSRRYVVLDTSVLKTGLSPTLDAPSLLKSPNNRADYIIISHANFLEAAQGIAQHHAAKGEVVLIADVEDVYDEFNFGVKSPDAIKDFLEYAYESFSPPPPTDVLLVGDANMDYKNRIGHEVDFVPTHVHTDPDPRRIGETPGDNWFVCVDGSDILPDMNIGRICANRASDVDDALAKIQAYDNGQASGDWLHRVLFVADNESVSVSLNNELGTGFLPDDYSATQINYNDYDSSESANQEIMSSINEGCLLINYAGHGNVNRWAKGMFDSGDIGQLENGDKMPFVIMLTCLNGFFPMWDSTACLGDVFARTGGKGAIASWAPTSVDTASSHLILARAFFESVFYDLECYIGAATTVAKVRGYAQAGYVSYFDEIVETFVLFGDPGLALAVPTAPSGPRLTVWTDKDTYYAGQTLNVDVMLENTGGESMQVDAYLALDFGGALLYYPSFGLDPSPIRVALPPYLKLRLRAASLPVPSPAPAGTYAFFAALTQPGDMSRFIGGISQAQFEIR
- a CDS encoding S24 family peptidase; protein product: MTKIDGRVADEILGLWKSKGKESVLKTTGLSMVPTIEPDDEIVLRHTELDEIKRGDLVTFKVGPEVVTHRVIKRIEKDGRVSLLQKGDSGPRCFPLPAECVVGKVVEIRLKSGNHVIPMTSLLARSFAHLVALLELWFAGPIRFLSDILRKRSRTDKPGGLVSFCYRNSLRLRSRTIRPLLKAMRLLCRKRLERKR